One part of the Papilio machaon chromosome 5, ilPapMach1.1, whole genome shotgun sequence genome encodes these proteins:
- the LOC106709599 gene encoding probable phospholipid-transporting ATPase IA isoform X5, which yields MALRDYVSGFFHNHNMMAPFSSFYRAMVLKMNQRNYYEDEATASGVSEGPGGAAGDHRIIFVNRPQPQKFVSNTISTAKYSVPSFVPLFLFEQFRRYSNCFFLLIALLQQIPDVSPTGRWTTLTPLVLILSVSAIKEVVEDFKRHRADDETNRRKVEVLRGATWQLVRWQRLQVGDICRVLNNQFFPADLVLLASSEPQGISFIETSNLDGETNLKIRQATPETARLDNLGALADFQATIQCESPNRHLYEFNGMLKETNTRSVPLALDQMLLRGALLRNTAWVHGVVVYTGHETKLMMNSTKAPLKRSSIDKQTNTHILMLFMILLALSLLSAGCSELWARARHTDTDWYLGLDEAQNANFGFNFLTFLILYNNLIPISLQVTAEIVRFFQAKFIAMDGEMYHAESDTPALARTSNLNEELGMVRYVFSDKTGTLTCNVMDFHKCSIAEIIYNRPGPNEKLEDTLLYQNLQRNHPTAPVIREFLTMLAICHTVIPELVDGKINYHAASPDERALVMGAASFGYVFETRTPEGVVVRLGAAGPASFSVLHVLAFTSARKRMSVIVRTPNGQIRLYCKGADSVIYPRLAGGAQQARYAQATLAHLEHFAAEGLRTLVFAVADIPDQVYADWCNTYHKASIAIQDREQKLEEAALLIENNLRLLGATAIEDKLQDGVPETIAALLKANIKVWVLTGDKQETAINIAHSARLIHAAMPLVLLNEDSLDGTRETLSRHCADFGDNLRKENDVALIIDGKTLKYAMGCDLKKDFLDLCLSCKVVVCCRVSPIQKAEVVELVSRATGAVTLAIGDGANDVAMIQRASVGVGISGVEGLQAVCASDYSIAQFRFLLRLLLVHGAWNYSRISKLILYSFYKNICLYVIELWFAIYSAWSGQILFERWTIGFYNVIFTALPPFAIGLFDKLCSPEIMLRHPVLYIPSQQGLLFNVRVFWIWAVNALLHSVLLFWLPMLLASHHVLWPSGKDGGYLVVGNFVYTYVVLTVCLKAGLATHSWTWVTHFSIWGSVALWFLFILIYSNVYPVVGVGAVMRGMDRMVFSSLVFWFGLLLIPVAALVPDLVVTVIHNSAFKTMTEAVRESEIKKRDPAALLAQPRHSILIPFDVSTASWTYLRYMIRGITAIKCLTETARLLQNVRSVFGRRSAAGAAADLELSREYPPHAAPFSPLASHSLSSVRRGHLFRGLSQVIL from the exons ATGGCTCTTAGAGATTATGTGAGTGGATTTTTCCACAACCACAACATGATGGCCCCATTCTCCAGTTTCTACCGGGCCATGGTGCTCAAGATGAACCAACGCAACTACT ATGAGGATGAGGCGACGGCATCAGGCGTGTCGGAAGGCCcaggcggcgcggcgggcgacCATCGTATCATTTTTGTCAACCGGCCGCAGCCGCAGAAGTTTGTCAGCAACACAATATCCACCGCCAAGTACAG CGTACCGTCCTTCGTGCCGCTGTTCCTGTTCGAGCAATTCCGGCGCTACTCGAACTGCTTCTTCCTGCTGATCGCGCTGCTGCAGCAGATCCCCGACGTATCTCCCACCGGCCGCTGGACCACGCTCACGCCCCTCGTCCTCATCCTCAGCGTCAGCGCCATCAAGGAAGTCGTCGAGGACTTC AAGCGGCATAGAGCGGACGATGAGACCAACCGCCGCAAGGTGGAGGTGCTGCGCGGCGCCACCTGGCAACTGGTGCGCTGGCAGCGGCTGCAGGTCGGCGACATCTGCCGCGTCCTCAACAACCAGTTCTTCCCCGCGGACCTCGTGCTTCTCGCGTCCAG CGAACCCCAGGGCATATCATTTATCGAAACGTCGAACCTGGACGGCGAGACGAACCTGAAGATCCGTCAGGCGACACCGGAGACTGCGCGGCTCGACAACCTCGGCGCGCTGGCCGACTTCCAGGCCACCATACAGTGCGAGTCGCCCAACAGGCACCTCTACGAGTTCAACGGCATGCTCAAGGAGACCAACACCAG GTCGGTGCCGCTGGCGCTGGACCAGATGCTGCTGCGCGGCGCACTGCTGCGCAACACGGCCTGGGTGCACGGCGTGGTCGTCTACACCGGACACGAGACCAAGCTCATGATGAATTCCACCAAAG CGCCCCTGAAGCGGTCGTCCATCGACAAGCAGACCAACACCCACATCCTGATGCTGTTCATGATCCTGCTGGCGCTGTCGCTGCTGAGCGCCGGCTGCAGCGAGCTGTGGGCGCGCGCTCGTCACACCGACACCGACTGGTACCTCGGCCTCGACG AGGCGCAGAATGCAAATTTCGGATTcaactttttaacatttttgataTTGTACAATAATCTTATTCCTATATCCTTACAAGTGACGGCGGAAATCGTACGATTTTTTCAA GCGAAGTTCATAGCCATGGACGGCGAGATGTACCACGCGGAGTCCGACACCCCCGCCCTCGCCCGCACCTCCAACCTCAACGAGGAGCTGGGCATGGTGCGCTACGTGTTCAGCGACAAGACCGGCACCCTCACCTGCAACGTCATGGACTTCCACAAGTGCTCCATCGCAGAG ATAATTTACAACCGGCCGGGACCCAACGAGAAGTTAGAAGACACGCTGCTGTATCAGAACCTGCAGCGCAACCACCCCACTGCGCCCGTCATCCGCGAGTTCCTCACCATGCTGGCCATCTGCCACACCGTTATACCGGAGCTGGTCGACGGCAAGATCAACTATCACGCCGCCTCGCCAG ACGAGCGCGCGCTGGTGATGGGCGCCGCGTCCTTCGGCTACGTGTTCGAGACGCGCACGCCGGAGGGCGTGGTCGTGCGGCTGGGCGCGGCCGGCCCCGCCTCCTTCTCCGTGCTGCACGTGCTCGCCTTCACCTCCGCGCGCAAGCGCATGTCCGTCATCGTGCGCACCCCCAACG GTCAGATCCGGCTGTACTGCAAGGGCGCGGACTCGGTGATCTACCCGCGGCTGGCGGGCGGGGCGCAGCAGGCGCGCTACGCCCAGGCCACGCTGGCGCACCTCGAGCACTTCGCCGCCGAGGGTCTGCGCACGCTCGTCTTCGCCGTCGCCGACATACCTGATCAAGTCTACGCG GACTGGTGCAACACTTACCACAAGGCGAGCATCGCGATACAGGACCGCGAGCAGAAACTGGAGGAGGCCGCGCTGCTCATCGAGAACAACCTGCGCCTGCTGGGAGCCACCGCCATCGAGGACAAGCTGCAG GACGGCGTGCCGGAAACGATAGCGGCGCTGCTGAAGGCCAACATCAAAGTGTGGGTGCTGACGGGCGACAAGCAGGAGACCGCCATCAACATCGCCCACTCCGCCCGCCTCATACACGCCGCCATGCCGCTCGTGCTGCTCAACGAGGACAGCCTCGAC GGCACGAGGGAGACGCTGTCCCGCCACTGCGCCGACTTCGGCGACAACCTGCGCAAGGAGAACGACGTCGCACTCATCATCGACGGCAAGACCCTCAAGTATGCGATGGGCTGCGACCTCAAGAAGGACTTCCTCGACCTCTGCCTCTCCTGCAAGGTGGTCGTCTGCTGCAGGGTCTCCCCCATACAGAAGGCTGAG GTGGTGGAGCTGGTGTCGCGGGCCACGGGCGCGGTGACGCTGGCCATCGGCGACGGCGCCAACGACGTGGCCATGATCCAGCGCGCCTCCGTCGGCGTCGGCATCTCCGGCGTCGAGGGTCTGCAGGCCGTCTGCGCCTCCGACTACAGCATCGCCCAG TTCCGCTTCCTGCTGCGGCTGCTGCTGGTGCACGGCGCGTGGAACTACTCCCGCATCAGCAAGCTCATCCTCTACTCCTTCTACAAGAACATCTGCCTCTACGTCATCGAGCTCTGGTTCGCGATATACTCCGCCTG GTCCGGACAGATCCTGTTCGAGCGCTGGACCATCGGCTTCTACAACGTGATATTCACGGCGCTGCCGCCCTTCGCCATCGGACTCTTCGACAAGCTGTGCTCGCCCGAGATCATGCTGAGG CATCCGGTGCTGTACATCCCGTCGCAGCAGGGGCTGCTGTTCAACGTGCGCGTCTTCTGGATCTGGGCGGTGAACGCGCTGCTGCACTCGGTGCTGCTGTTCTGGCTGCCCATGCTGCTGGCCAGCCACCACGTGCTGTGGCCCAGCGGCAAGGACGGCGGCTACCTCGTCGTCGGCAACTTCGTCTACACC TACGTGGTGCTGACGGTGTGCCTGAAGGCGGGGCTGGCGACGCACTCGTGGACCTGGGTGACGCACTTCTCCATCTGGGGCTCCGTCGCCCTCTGGTTCCTCTTCATACTCATATACAG CAACGTGTACCCAGTGGTGGGAGTGGGCGCGGTGATGCGGGGGATGGACCGCATGGTGTTCAGCTCGCTGGTGTTCTGGTTCGGGTTGCTGCTGATCCCCGTCGCCGCGCTGGTGCCGGACCTCGTCGTCACTGT TATTCACAACTCTGCGTTCAAGACGATGACGGAGGCGGTGCGCGAGAGCGAGATAAAGAAACGCGACCCCGCCGCGCTCCTCGCACAACCCCGACACTC GATACTGATTCCATTTGATGTTTCTACTGCAAGTTGGACATACCTGAGATATATGATTAGAGGAATCACAGCCATAAAATG
- the LOC106709599 gene encoding probable phospholipid-transporting ATPase IA isoform X11: MNNRRLRRDSYQDIAGRDIELSNINYPVQRASYKQRGRLGLRYLWYHAKKWRRMDEDEATASGVSEGPGGAAGDHRIIFVNRPQPQKFVSNTISTAKYSVPSFVPLFLFEQFRRYSNCFFLLIALLQQIPDVSPTGRWTTLTPLVLILSVSAIKEVVEDFKRHRADDETNRRKVEVLRGATWQLVRWQRLQVGDICRVLNNQFFPADLVLLASSEPQGISFIETSNLDGETNLKIRQATPETARLDNLGALADFQATIQCESPNRHLYEFNGMLKETNTRSVPLALDQMLLRGALLRNTAWVHGVVVYTGHETKLMMNSTKAPLKRSSIDKQTNTHILMLFMILLALSLLSAGCSELWARARHTDTDWYLGLDEAQNANFGFNFLTFLILYNNLIPISLQVTAEIVRFFQAKFIAMDGEMYHAESDTPALARTSNLNEELGMVRYVFSDKTGTLTCNVMDFHKCSIAEIIYNRPGPNEKLEDTLLYQNLQRNHPTAPVIREFLTMLAICHTVIPELVDGKINYHAASPDERALVMGAASFGYVFETRTPEGVVVRLGAAGPASFSVLHVLAFTSARKRMSVIVRTPNGQIRLYCKGADSVIYPRLAGGAQQARYAQATLAHLEHFAAEGLRTLVFAVADIPDQVYADWCNTYHKASIAIQDREQKLEEAALLIENNLRLLGATAIEDKLQDGVPETIAALLKANIKVWVLTGDKQETAINIAHSARLIHAAMPLVLLNEDSLDGTRETLSRHCADFGDNLRKENDVALIIDGKTLKYAMGCDLKKDFLDLCLSCKVVVCCRVSPIQKAEVVELVSRATGAVTLAIGDGANDVAMIQRASVGVGISGVEGLQAVCASDYSIAQFRFLLRLLLVHGAWNYSRISKLILYSFYKNICLYVIELWFAIYSAWSGQILFERWTIGFYNVIFTALPPFAIGLFDKLCSPEIMLRHPVLYIPSQQGLLFNVRVFWIWAVNALLHSVLLFWLPMLLASHHVLWPSGKDGGYLVVGNFVYTYVVLTVCLKAGLATHSWTWVTHFSIWGSVALWFLFILIYSNVYPVVGVGAVMRGMDRMVFSSLVFWFGLLLIPVAALVPDLVVTVIHNSAFKTMTEAVRESEIKKRDPAALLAQPRHSILIPFDVSTASWTYLRYMIRGITAIK; encoded by the exons ATGAGGATGAGGCGACGGCATCAGGCGTGTCGGAAGGCCcaggcggcgcggcgggcgacCATCGTATCATTTTTGTCAACCGGCCGCAGCCGCAGAAGTTTGTCAGCAACACAATATCCACCGCCAAGTACAG CGTACCGTCCTTCGTGCCGCTGTTCCTGTTCGAGCAATTCCGGCGCTACTCGAACTGCTTCTTCCTGCTGATCGCGCTGCTGCAGCAGATCCCCGACGTATCTCCCACCGGCCGCTGGACCACGCTCACGCCCCTCGTCCTCATCCTCAGCGTCAGCGCCATCAAGGAAGTCGTCGAGGACTTC AAGCGGCATAGAGCGGACGATGAGACCAACCGCCGCAAGGTGGAGGTGCTGCGCGGCGCCACCTGGCAACTGGTGCGCTGGCAGCGGCTGCAGGTCGGCGACATCTGCCGCGTCCTCAACAACCAGTTCTTCCCCGCGGACCTCGTGCTTCTCGCGTCCAG CGAACCCCAGGGCATATCATTTATCGAAACGTCGAACCTGGACGGCGAGACGAACCTGAAGATCCGTCAGGCGACACCGGAGACTGCGCGGCTCGACAACCTCGGCGCGCTGGCCGACTTCCAGGCCACCATACAGTGCGAGTCGCCCAACAGGCACCTCTACGAGTTCAACGGCATGCTCAAGGAGACCAACACCAG GTCGGTGCCGCTGGCGCTGGACCAGATGCTGCTGCGCGGCGCACTGCTGCGCAACACGGCCTGGGTGCACGGCGTGGTCGTCTACACCGGACACGAGACCAAGCTCATGATGAATTCCACCAAAG CGCCCCTGAAGCGGTCGTCCATCGACAAGCAGACCAACACCCACATCCTGATGCTGTTCATGATCCTGCTGGCGCTGTCGCTGCTGAGCGCCGGCTGCAGCGAGCTGTGGGCGCGCGCTCGTCACACCGACACCGACTGGTACCTCGGCCTCGACG AGGCGCAGAATGCAAATTTCGGATTcaactttttaacatttttgataTTGTACAATAATCTTATTCCTATATCCTTACAAGTGACGGCGGAAATCGTACGATTTTTTCAA GCGAAGTTCATAGCCATGGACGGCGAGATGTACCACGCGGAGTCCGACACCCCCGCCCTCGCCCGCACCTCCAACCTCAACGAGGAGCTGGGCATGGTGCGCTACGTGTTCAGCGACAAGACCGGCACCCTCACCTGCAACGTCATGGACTTCCACAAGTGCTCCATCGCAGAG ATAATTTACAACCGGCCGGGACCCAACGAGAAGTTAGAAGACACGCTGCTGTATCAGAACCTGCAGCGCAACCACCCCACTGCGCCCGTCATCCGCGAGTTCCTCACCATGCTGGCCATCTGCCACACCGTTATACCGGAGCTGGTCGACGGCAAGATCAACTATCACGCCGCCTCGCCAG ACGAGCGCGCGCTGGTGATGGGCGCCGCGTCCTTCGGCTACGTGTTCGAGACGCGCACGCCGGAGGGCGTGGTCGTGCGGCTGGGCGCGGCCGGCCCCGCCTCCTTCTCCGTGCTGCACGTGCTCGCCTTCACCTCCGCGCGCAAGCGCATGTCCGTCATCGTGCGCACCCCCAACG GTCAGATCCGGCTGTACTGCAAGGGCGCGGACTCGGTGATCTACCCGCGGCTGGCGGGCGGGGCGCAGCAGGCGCGCTACGCCCAGGCCACGCTGGCGCACCTCGAGCACTTCGCCGCCGAGGGTCTGCGCACGCTCGTCTTCGCCGTCGCCGACATACCTGATCAAGTCTACGCG GACTGGTGCAACACTTACCACAAGGCGAGCATCGCGATACAGGACCGCGAGCAGAAACTGGAGGAGGCCGCGCTGCTCATCGAGAACAACCTGCGCCTGCTGGGAGCCACCGCCATCGAGGACAAGCTGCAG GACGGCGTGCCGGAAACGATAGCGGCGCTGCTGAAGGCCAACATCAAAGTGTGGGTGCTGACGGGCGACAAGCAGGAGACCGCCATCAACATCGCCCACTCCGCCCGCCTCATACACGCCGCCATGCCGCTCGTGCTGCTCAACGAGGACAGCCTCGAC GGCACGAGGGAGACGCTGTCCCGCCACTGCGCCGACTTCGGCGACAACCTGCGCAAGGAGAACGACGTCGCACTCATCATCGACGGCAAGACCCTCAAGTATGCGATGGGCTGCGACCTCAAGAAGGACTTCCTCGACCTCTGCCTCTCCTGCAAGGTGGTCGTCTGCTGCAGGGTCTCCCCCATACAGAAGGCTGAG GTGGTGGAGCTGGTGTCGCGGGCCACGGGCGCGGTGACGCTGGCCATCGGCGACGGCGCCAACGACGTGGCCATGATCCAGCGCGCCTCCGTCGGCGTCGGCATCTCCGGCGTCGAGGGTCTGCAGGCCGTCTGCGCCTCCGACTACAGCATCGCCCAG TTCCGCTTCCTGCTGCGGCTGCTGCTGGTGCACGGCGCGTGGAACTACTCCCGCATCAGCAAGCTCATCCTCTACTCCTTCTACAAGAACATCTGCCTCTACGTCATCGAGCTCTGGTTCGCGATATACTCCGCCTG GTCCGGACAGATCCTGTTCGAGCGCTGGACCATCGGCTTCTACAACGTGATATTCACGGCGCTGCCGCCCTTCGCCATCGGACTCTTCGACAAGCTGTGCTCGCCCGAGATCATGCTGAGG CATCCGGTGCTGTACATCCCGTCGCAGCAGGGGCTGCTGTTCAACGTGCGCGTCTTCTGGATCTGGGCGGTGAACGCGCTGCTGCACTCGGTGCTGCTGTTCTGGCTGCCCATGCTGCTGGCCAGCCACCACGTGCTGTGGCCCAGCGGCAAGGACGGCGGCTACCTCGTCGTCGGCAACTTCGTCTACACC TACGTGGTGCTGACGGTGTGCCTGAAGGCGGGGCTGGCGACGCACTCGTGGACCTGGGTGACGCACTTCTCCATCTGGGGCTCCGTCGCCCTCTGGTTCCTCTTCATACTCATATACAG CAACGTGTACCCAGTGGTGGGAGTGGGCGCGGTGATGCGGGGGATGGACCGCATGGTGTTCAGCTCGCTGGTGTTCTGGTTCGGGTTGCTGCTGATCCCCGTCGCCGCGCTGGTGCCGGACCTCGTCGTCACTGT TATTCACAACTCTGCGTTCAAGACGATGACGGAGGCGGTGCGCGAGAGCGAGATAAAGAAACGCGACCCCGCCGCGCTCCTCGCACAACCCCGACACTC GATACTGATTCCATTTGATGTTTCTACTGCAAGTTGGACATACCTGAGATATATGATTAGAGGAATCACAGCCATAAAATG
- the LOC106709599 gene encoding probable phospholipid-transporting ATPase IA isoform X13, with protein sequence MNNRRLRRDSYQDIAGRDIELSNINYPVQRASYKQRGRLGLRYLWYHAKKWRRMDEDEATASGVSEGPGGAAGDHRIIFVNRPQPQKFVSNTISTAKYSVPSFVPLFLFEQFRRYSNCFFLLIALLQQIPDVSPTGRWTTLTPLVLILSVSAIKEVVEDFKRHRADDETNRRKVEVLRGATWQLVRWQRLQVGDICRVLNNQFFPADLVLLASSEPQGISFIETSNLDGETNLKIRQATPETARLDNLGALADFQATIQCESPNRHLYEFNGMLKETNTRSVPLALDQMLLRGALLRNTAWVHGVVVYTGHETKLMMNSTKAPLKRSSIDKQTNTHILMLFMILLALSLLSAGCSELWARARHTDTDWYLGLDEAQNANFGFNFLTFLILYNNLIPISLQVTAEIVRFFQAKFIAMDGEMYHAESDTPALARTSNLNEELGMVRYVFSDKTGTLTCNVMDFHKCSIAEIIYNRPGPNEKLEDTLLYQNLQRNHPTAPVIREFLTMLAICHTVIPELVDGKINYHAASPDERALVMGAASFGYVFETRTPEGVVVRLGAAGPASFSVLHVLAFTSARKRMSVIVRTPNGQIRLYCKGADSVIYPRLAGGAQQARYAQATLAHLEHFAAEGLRTLVFAVADIPDQVYADWCNTYHKASIAIQDREQKLEEAALLIENNLRLLGATAIEDKLQDGVPETIAALLKANIKVWVLTGDKQETAINIAHSARLIHAAMPLVLLNEDSLDGTRETLSRHCADFGDNLRKENDVALIIDGKTLKYAMGCDLKKDFLDLCLSCKVVVCCRVSPIQKAEVVELVSRATGAVTLAIGDGANDVAMIQRASVGVGISGVEGLQAVCASDYSIAQFRFLLRLLLVHGAWNYSRISKLILYSFYKNICLYVIELWFAIYSAWSGQILFERWTIGFYNVIFTALPPFAIGLFDKLCSPEIMLRHPVLYIPSQQGLLFNVRVFWIWAVNALLHSVLLFWLPMLLASHHVLWPSGKDGGYLVVGNFVYTYVVLTVCLKAGLATHSWTWVTHFSIWGSVALWFLFILIYSNVYPVVGVGAVMRGMDRMVFSSLVFWFGLLLIPVAALVPDLVVTVIHNSAFKTMTEAVRESEIKKRDPAALLAQPRHSRGLRRRRVAPSAARELRARNGHVI encoded by the exons ATGAGGATGAGGCGACGGCATCAGGCGTGTCGGAAGGCCcaggcggcgcggcgggcgacCATCGTATCATTTTTGTCAACCGGCCGCAGCCGCAGAAGTTTGTCAGCAACACAATATCCACCGCCAAGTACAG CGTACCGTCCTTCGTGCCGCTGTTCCTGTTCGAGCAATTCCGGCGCTACTCGAACTGCTTCTTCCTGCTGATCGCGCTGCTGCAGCAGATCCCCGACGTATCTCCCACCGGCCGCTGGACCACGCTCACGCCCCTCGTCCTCATCCTCAGCGTCAGCGCCATCAAGGAAGTCGTCGAGGACTTC AAGCGGCATAGAGCGGACGATGAGACCAACCGCCGCAAGGTGGAGGTGCTGCGCGGCGCCACCTGGCAACTGGTGCGCTGGCAGCGGCTGCAGGTCGGCGACATCTGCCGCGTCCTCAACAACCAGTTCTTCCCCGCGGACCTCGTGCTTCTCGCGTCCAG CGAACCCCAGGGCATATCATTTATCGAAACGTCGAACCTGGACGGCGAGACGAACCTGAAGATCCGTCAGGCGACACCGGAGACTGCGCGGCTCGACAACCTCGGCGCGCTGGCCGACTTCCAGGCCACCATACAGTGCGAGTCGCCCAACAGGCACCTCTACGAGTTCAACGGCATGCTCAAGGAGACCAACACCAG GTCGGTGCCGCTGGCGCTGGACCAGATGCTGCTGCGCGGCGCACTGCTGCGCAACACGGCCTGGGTGCACGGCGTGGTCGTCTACACCGGACACGAGACCAAGCTCATGATGAATTCCACCAAAG CGCCCCTGAAGCGGTCGTCCATCGACAAGCAGACCAACACCCACATCCTGATGCTGTTCATGATCCTGCTGGCGCTGTCGCTGCTGAGCGCCGGCTGCAGCGAGCTGTGGGCGCGCGCTCGTCACACCGACACCGACTGGTACCTCGGCCTCGACG AGGCGCAGAATGCAAATTTCGGATTcaactttttaacatttttgataTTGTACAATAATCTTATTCCTATATCCTTACAAGTGACGGCGGAAATCGTACGATTTTTTCAA GCGAAGTTCATAGCCATGGACGGCGAGATGTACCACGCGGAGTCCGACACCCCCGCCCTCGCCCGCACCTCCAACCTCAACGAGGAGCTGGGCATGGTGCGCTACGTGTTCAGCGACAAGACCGGCACCCTCACCTGCAACGTCATGGACTTCCACAAGTGCTCCATCGCAGAG ATAATTTACAACCGGCCGGGACCCAACGAGAAGTTAGAAGACACGCTGCTGTATCAGAACCTGCAGCGCAACCACCCCACTGCGCCCGTCATCCGCGAGTTCCTCACCATGCTGGCCATCTGCCACACCGTTATACCGGAGCTGGTCGACGGCAAGATCAACTATCACGCCGCCTCGCCAG ACGAGCGCGCGCTGGTGATGGGCGCCGCGTCCTTCGGCTACGTGTTCGAGACGCGCACGCCGGAGGGCGTGGTCGTGCGGCTGGGCGCGGCCGGCCCCGCCTCCTTCTCCGTGCTGCACGTGCTCGCCTTCACCTCCGCGCGCAAGCGCATGTCCGTCATCGTGCGCACCCCCAACG GTCAGATCCGGCTGTACTGCAAGGGCGCGGACTCGGTGATCTACCCGCGGCTGGCGGGCGGGGCGCAGCAGGCGCGCTACGCCCAGGCCACGCTGGCGCACCTCGAGCACTTCGCCGCCGAGGGTCTGCGCACGCTCGTCTTCGCCGTCGCCGACATACCTGATCAAGTCTACGCG GACTGGTGCAACACTTACCACAAGGCGAGCATCGCGATACAGGACCGCGAGCAGAAACTGGAGGAGGCCGCGCTGCTCATCGAGAACAACCTGCGCCTGCTGGGAGCCACCGCCATCGAGGACAAGCTGCAG GACGGCGTGCCGGAAACGATAGCGGCGCTGCTGAAGGCCAACATCAAAGTGTGGGTGCTGACGGGCGACAAGCAGGAGACCGCCATCAACATCGCCCACTCCGCCCGCCTCATACACGCCGCCATGCCGCTCGTGCTGCTCAACGAGGACAGCCTCGAC GGCACGAGGGAGACGCTGTCCCGCCACTGCGCCGACTTCGGCGACAACCTGCGCAAGGAGAACGACGTCGCACTCATCATCGACGGCAAGACCCTCAAGTATGCGATGGGCTGCGACCTCAAGAAGGACTTCCTCGACCTCTGCCTCTCCTGCAAGGTGGTCGTCTGCTGCAGGGTCTCCCCCATACAGAAGGCTGAG GTGGTGGAGCTGGTGTCGCGGGCCACGGGCGCGGTGACGCTGGCCATCGGCGACGGCGCCAACGACGTGGCCATGATCCAGCGCGCCTCCGTCGGCGTCGGCATCTCCGGCGTCGAGGGTCTGCAGGCCGTCTGCGCCTCCGACTACAGCATCGCCCAG TTCCGCTTCCTGCTGCGGCTGCTGCTGGTGCACGGCGCGTGGAACTACTCCCGCATCAGCAAGCTCATCCTCTACTCCTTCTACAAGAACATCTGCCTCTACGTCATCGAGCTCTGGTTCGCGATATACTCCGCCTG GTCCGGACAGATCCTGTTCGAGCGCTGGACCATCGGCTTCTACAACGTGATATTCACGGCGCTGCCGCCCTTCGCCATCGGACTCTTCGACAAGCTGTGCTCGCCCGAGATCATGCTGAGG CATCCGGTGCTGTACATCCCGTCGCAGCAGGGGCTGCTGTTCAACGTGCGCGTCTTCTGGATCTGGGCGGTGAACGCGCTGCTGCACTCGGTGCTGCTGTTCTGGCTGCCCATGCTGCTGGCCAGCCACCACGTGCTGTGGCCCAGCGGCAAGGACGGCGGCTACCTCGTCGTCGGCAACTTCGTCTACACC TACGTGGTGCTGACGGTGTGCCTGAAGGCGGGGCTGGCGACGCACTCGTGGACCTGGGTGACGCACTTCTCCATCTGGGGCTCCGTCGCCCTCTGGTTCCTCTTCATACTCATATACAG CAACGTGTACCCAGTGGTGGGAGTGGGCGCGGTGATGCGGGGGATGGACCGCATGGTGTTCAGCTCGCTGGTGTTCTGGTTCGGGTTGCTGCTGATCCCCGTCGCCGCGCTGGTGCCGGACCTCGTCGTCACTGT TATTCACAACTCTGCGTTCAAGACGATGACGGAGGCGGTGCGCGAGAGCGAGATAAAGAAACGCGACCCCGCCGCGCTCCTCGCACAACCCCGACACTC GCGGGggctgcggcggcggcgcgtgGCGCCCAGCGCGGCGCGGGAGCTGCGCGCGCGCAACGGACACGTCATATGA